Proteins encoded in a region of the Octopus sinensis linkage group LG8, ASM634580v1, whole genome shotgun sequence genome:
- the LOC115215080 gene encoding carbonyl reductase [NADPH] 1 produces the protein MVQVAVVTGSNKGIGYAIVRALCKKFKGDVIATARDVGRGEAAIAELGKEGCQAKFHQLDITDTKSISALANYLKETYGGLDILVNNAGIAYKQASTAPFTEQAEVSLKCNFAGTLDVCQQIFPLLRPHARVVNVSSMVSIMALQKCSKELREKLTSADLTIPQLENLLAQFVTDVKNGDHAAKGWPSTAYGVSKMGVTAMSIIQQKVLDSEGKEDIVVNACCPGYVDTDMTSHKGHKTIDEGADTPVYLALLPPNVKEPRGNYVSERQIHEWK, from the exons GTAACAGGAAGTAATAAAGGGATTGGCTATGCCATTGTCAGAGCTCTGTGTAAAAAGTTCAAAGGAGATGTGATAGCAACAg CTCGTGATGTTGGACGTGGGGAAGCAGCTATTGCAGAACTTGGCAAAGAAGGATGTCAGGCCAAATTCCATCAACTTGACATCACAGACACTAAAAGTATTTCTGCTTTAGCAAACTATTTGAAAGAAACTTATGGAGGCCTTGATATCCTTGTCAACAATGCTGGTATAGCTTACAAG CAAGCATCAACTGCTCCTTTCACTGAACAAGCAGAGGTGTCATTGAAATGTAACTTCGCTGGAACTTTGGATGTTTGTCAACAAATCTTTCCCCTGTTGCGTCCTCATGCTAG aGTGGTTAATGTTTCCAGTATGGTCTCCATAATGGCACTTCAGAAATGCTCAAAAGAACTGAGAGAGAAATTGACTTCTGCAGACCTGACTATTCCTCAATTAGAAAATTTGCTGGCTCAGTTTGTCAC TGATGTGAAAAATGGTGATCATGCTGCAAAAGGTTGGCCTTCAACAGCATATGGTGTTTCCAAGATGGGAGTAACTGCTATGTCTATAATCCAACAGAAAGTTCTTGACAGTGAAGGAAAGGAAGATATTGTTGTTAATGCG TGCTGTCCTGGTTATGTTGACACTGATATGACAAGTCACAAAGGCCATAAAACTATAGACGAAG GTGCTGATACTCCAGTGTATCTTGCCTTACTGCCGCCGAATGTTAAAGAACCACGTGGTAATTATGTATCAGAACGTCAAATTCATGAATGGAAATAA